One genomic window of Arvicola amphibius chromosome 4, mArvAmp1.2, whole genome shotgun sequence includes the following:
- the Chrnb3 gene encoding neuronal acetylcholine receptor subunit beta-3 isoform X1, whose protein sequence is MAGFFLVLLVLSLTLSGSRVTLTATEGLSSVAEHEDALLRHLFQGYQKWVRPVLNSSDIIKVYFGLKISQLVDVDEKNQLMTTNVWLKQEWTDQKLRWNPEEYGGINSIKVPSESLWLPDIVLFENADGRFEGSLMTKAIVKSSGTVSWTPPASYKSSCTMDVTFFPFDRQNCSMKFGSWTYDGSMVDLILINENVDRKDFFDNGEWEILNAKGMKGNRREGFYSYPFVTYSFVLRRLPLFYTLFLIIPCLGLSFLTVLVFYLPSDEGEKLSLSTSVLVSLTVFLLVIEEIIPSSSKVIPLIGEYLLFIMIFVTLSIIVTVFVINVHHRSSSTYHPMAPWVKRLLLQKLPRWLCMKDPMERFSFPDGEERRATGRGKVSGKKKQTPASDGERALVAFLERAAESIRYISRHVKKEHFISQVVQDWKFVAQVLDRIFLWLFLTVSVLGSILIFIPALKMWLHRFH, encoded by the exons ATGGCAGGTTTCTTCCTGGTCCTTTTGGTTCTCAGTCTCACTCTCTCAG GTTCCAGGGTGACTCTAACAGCCACTGAAGGACTCAGCTCGGTAGCTGAGCATGAAGACGCCCTCCTCAGACATCTGTTCCAAGGTTATCAGAAATGGGTTCGCCCTGTGTTGAATTCCAGCGACATCATCAAAGTGTATTTTGGACTGAAAATATCTCAGCTTGTGGACGTT GATGAAAAGAACCAGCTGATGACGACAAATGTGTGGCTCAAGCAG GAGTGGACAGACCAAAAATTgcgctggaatcctgaagaatatGGTGGAATTAATTCGATAAAGGTTCCATCAGAATCGCTCTGGCTTCCTGACATTGTTCTCTTTGAAAA TGCTGACGGACGTTTCGAAGGTTCCCTCATGACCAAGGCCATTGTGAAATCCAGTGGAACCGTCAGCTGGACTCCCCCCGCCAGCTACAAAAGTTCCTGTACCATGGATGTCACGTTTTTCCCATTCGACAGGCAGAACTGCTCAATGAAGTTTGGATCCTGGACTTACGATGGTAGCATGGTTGATCTCATTCTGATCAATGAAAATGTGGACCGGAAAGACTTTTTTGATAACGGAGAGTGGGAGATATTAAATGCAAAGGGGATGAAGGGTAACAGAAGAGAAGGGTTTTATTCCTATCCATTTGTGACCTACTCTTTTGTTCTGAGACGCCTCCCGTTATTTTACACCCTCTTTTTGATCATCCCCTGCCTGGGGCTGTCTTTTCTCACGGTCCTGGTGTTCTACTTACCTTCCGATGAAGGGGAAAAGCTTTCACTATCAACCTCGGTTTTGGTCTCTTTGACGGTGTTTCTTTTAGTAATTGAAGAGATAATCCCGTCTTCTTCCAAAGTGATCCCCCTCATTGGCGAGTACCTCCTCTTTATTATGATTTTTGTTACCCTGTCAATCATCGTCACGGTTTTCGTCATTAATGTTCACCATCGATCTTCTTCCACGTACCATCCCATGGCCCCCTGGGTGAAGAGGCTGCTTCTGCAAAAACTCCCGAGATGGCTTTGTATGAAGGACCCCATGGAGCGCTTCTCCTTCCctgatggagaggagaggagagcaacAGGGCGAGGCAAAGTCtcagggaaaaagaaacagactcctGCTAGCGATGGAGAAAGAGCTCTGGTTGCTTTCCTGGAAAGGGCGGCTGAGTCGATCAGATACATTTCGAGGCACGTGAAGAAGGAACATTTCATCAGCCAG GTCGTGCAAGACTGGAAATTTGTGGCTCAAGTTCTTGACCGCATCTTCCTGTGGCTCTTCCTGACAGTTTCCGTTTTGGGTTCCATTCTGATTTTTATTCCAGCCTTGAAGATGTGGCTTCATCGTTTCCATTAG
- the Chrnb3 gene encoding neuronal acetylcholine receptor subunit beta-3 isoform X2, with translation MAGFFLVLLVLSLTLSGSRVTLTATEGLSSVAEHEDALLRHLFQGYQKWVRPVLNSSDIIKVYFGLKISQLVDVEWTDQKLRWNPEEYGGINSIKVPSESLWLPDIVLFENADGRFEGSLMTKAIVKSSGTVSWTPPASYKSSCTMDVTFFPFDRQNCSMKFGSWTYDGSMVDLILINENVDRKDFFDNGEWEILNAKGMKGNRREGFYSYPFVTYSFVLRRLPLFYTLFLIIPCLGLSFLTVLVFYLPSDEGEKLSLSTSVLVSLTVFLLVIEEIIPSSSKVIPLIGEYLLFIMIFVTLSIIVTVFVINVHHRSSSTYHPMAPWVKRLLLQKLPRWLCMKDPMERFSFPDGEERRATGRGKVSGKKKQTPASDGERALVAFLERAAESIRYISRHVKKEHFISQVVQDWKFVAQVLDRIFLWLFLTVSVLGSILIFIPALKMWLHRFH, from the exons ATGGCAGGTTTCTTCCTGGTCCTTTTGGTTCTCAGTCTCACTCTCTCAG GTTCCAGGGTGACTCTAACAGCCACTGAAGGACTCAGCTCGGTAGCTGAGCATGAAGACGCCCTCCTCAGACATCTGTTCCAAGGTTATCAGAAATGGGTTCGCCCTGTGTTGAATTCCAGCGACATCATCAAAGTGTATTTTGGACTGAAAATATCTCAGCTTGTGGACGTT GAGTGGACAGACCAAAAATTgcgctggaatcctgaagaatatGGTGGAATTAATTCGATAAAGGTTCCATCAGAATCGCTCTGGCTTCCTGACATTGTTCTCTTTGAAAA TGCTGACGGACGTTTCGAAGGTTCCCTCATGACCAAGGCCATTGTGAAATCCAGTGGAACCGTCAGCTGGACTCCCCCCGCCAGCTACAAAAGTTCCTGTACCATGGATGTCACGTTTTTCCCATTCGACAGGCAGAACTGCTCAATGAAGTTTGGATCCTGGACTTACGATGGTAGCATGGTTGATCTCATTCTGATCAATGAAAATGTGGACCGGAAAGACTTTTTTGATAACGGAGAGTGGGAGATATTAAATGCAAAGGGGATGAAGGGTAACAGAAGAGAAGGGTTTTATTCCTATCCATTTGTGACCTACTCTTTTGTTCTGAGACGCCTCCCGTTATTTTACACCCTCTTTTTGATCATCCCCTGCCTGGGGCTGTCTTTTCTCACGGTCCTGGTGTTCTACTTACCTTCCGATGAAGGGGAAAAGCTTTCACTATCAACCTCGGTTTTGGTCTCTTTGACGGTGTTTCTTTTAGTAATTGAAGAGATAATCCCGTCTTCTTCCAAAGTGATCCCCCTCATTGGCGAGTACCTCCTCTTTATTATGATTTTTGTTACCCTGTCAATCATCGTCACGGTTTTCGTCATTAATGTTCACCATCGATCTTCTTCCACGTACCATCCCATGGCCCCCTGGGTGAAGAGGCTGCTTCTGCAAAAACTCCCGAGATGGCTTTGTATGAAGGACCCCATGGAGCGCTTCTCCTTCCctgatggagaggagaggagagcaacAGGGCGAGGCAAAGTCtcagggaaaaagaaacagactcctGCTAGCGATGGAGAAAGAGCTCTGGTTGCTTTCCTGGAAAGGGCGGCTGAGTCGATCAGATACATTTCGAGGCACGTGAAGAAGGAACATTTCATCAGCCAG GTCGTGCAAGACTGGAAATTTGTGGCTCAAGTTCTTGACCGCATCTTCCTGTGGCTCTTCCTGACAGTTTCCGTTTTGGGTTCCATTCTGATTTTTATTCCAGCCTTGAAGATGTGGCTTCATCGTTTCCATTAG